Proteins from a single region of Engystomops pustulosus chromosome 5, aEngPut4.maternal, whole genome shotgun sequence:
- the RAB5A gene encoding ras-related protein Rab-5A, translating to MANRGGATRPNGPNAGNKICQFKLVLLGESAVGKSSLVLRFVKGQFHEFQESTIGAAFLTQTVCLDDTTVKFEIWDTAGQERYHSLAPMYYRGAQAAIVVYDITNEESFARAKNWVKELQRQASPNIVIALSGNKADLASKRAVDFQEAQAYADDNSLLFMETSAKTSANVNEIFMAIAKKLPKTEPQTGGGNTVRGRGVDLTESAQPSKSQCCSN from the exons ATGGCTAACCGAGGAGGAGCCACCAGACCCAACGGACCAAATGCCGGGAATAAAATCTGTCAGTTCAAGCTCGTCCTCCTAGGGGAGTCTGCTGTCGGAAAGTCCAGCTTAGTGCTCCGCTTCGTAAAGGGACAGTTTCATGAGTTCCAAGAAAGCACGATCGGAG cTGCATTTCTTACGCAGACGGTCTGTCTTGATGATACAACAGTAAAATTTGAAATTTGGGATACAGCTGGTCAGGAGCGGTATCATAGCTTAGCGCCAATGTACTACAGAGGAGCCCAAGCTGCCATAGTTGTATATGACATCACAAACGAG gaatcatttgcaagaGCAAAGAACTGGGTAAAAGAGCTGCAGAGACAAGCGAGCCCTAATATTGTCATAGCTTTGTCTGGTAACAAAGCGGATCTGGCTTCCAAGCGAGCTGTGGACTTCCAG GAGGCTCAGGCTTACGCAGATGACAACAGCTTGTTGTTTATGGAGACTTCGGCCAAAACATCAGCAAATGTGAATGAAATATTCATGGCAATAG CCAAAAAGCTTCCGAAGACGGAACCACAGACTGGTGGCGGCAATACTGTCAGAGGACGGGGTGTAGATCTTACCGAAAGCGCACAACCTAGCAAAAGTCAATGCTGTAGTAACTAA